The following coding sequences are from one Hydra vulgaris chromosome 04, alternate assembly HydraT2T_AEP window:
- the LOC136079648 gene encoding 52 kDa repressor of the inhibitor of the protein kinase-like gives MIQFLQDVSLDLKNIRGQGYDGAANMSSDNVGVQRKIKNESPKAVYVHCSGHCLNLVIAHSCCLPNTRNTIAKLKNCCLFFLASPKHESLQQSIIMKALPDISKPRKGLIDLCRTSWSSGHDSYRHFYQAYCYVIIVLEYIAYGANKDACGEDFTNVTWDTTSRDNVNSLVTSLTSFDFIISFLTMYQFLPHLEGTTVKLQGRTVDIVMAYHEIAEVKSVYGDILRNMAKEFSRVYTQAERMARSVNTEPTKPRTIGRQIMRNNAPSINPEEYYRRNLAIPFLKHISSELESQFSDLSILSSKLLGLVPSTLCEEVGASLQNVVELFFLQKTYHLLICFPKCCFDGSIVSKTNLRKNVLQLQRKH, from the coding sequence ATGATTCAATTTCTACAAGACGTCAGTctcgatttaaaaaacattcgtGGTCAAGGATATGATGGAGCTGCAAATATGTCCAGTGATAATGTAGGTGTTCAGAGAAAGATAAAGAATGAGTCTCCAAAGGCTGTATATGTCCACTGCAGTGGACATTGTCTTAATCTTGTTATAGCCCATTCTTGTTGTCTTCCAAATACAAGAAATACCATTGCCAAACTGAAGAACTGTTGTCTGTTTTTCCTTGCCAGTCCAAAGCACGAGAGTCTTCAGCAATCAATCATCATGAAGGCATTACCAGACATTTCCAAACCCAGAAAAGGTCTCATTGACCTATGCAGAACAAGTTGGTCTTCAGGGCATGACTCATACAGACATTTTTATCAAGCATACTGTTATGTAATTATCGTTCTGGAATATATTGCGTATGGTGCGAATAAAGATGCTTGCGGAGAAGATTTCACAAATGTTACATGGGATACAACATCCAGAGACAATGTCAATTCACTGGTGACAAGTCTTACGTCTTTTGACTTTATTATAAGTTTCTTGACTATGTACCAATTCCTGCCACATTTGGAAGGAACAACTGTGAAATTACAAGGCCGCACTGTGGATATTGTCATGGCATATCATGAAATTGCTGAGGTGAAATCTGTTTATGGAGACATTTTAAGAAACATGGCCAAAGAATTTTCGCGTGTCTACACCCAAGCCGAACGAATGGCACGTTCTGTCAACACCGAGCCAACAAAGCCAAGGACTATTGGACGTCAAATAATGCGCAACAATGCTCCTTCGATTAATCCTGAGGAGTATTATCGACGAAATCTCGCCATTCCATTCCTTAAACACATAAGCTCAGAGTTAGAGAGTCAATTTTCTGACCTTTCCATCCTCTCCTCTAAACTGTTGGGGCTTGTACCATCTACTCTCTGTGAAGAGGTAGGAGCATCTCTTCAAAATGTTgtcgaacttttttttttgcagaagaCTTACCATTTGCTGATTTGTTTCCCCAAGTGTTGTTTCGATGGAAGCATCGTTTCCAAAACAAACCTACGGAAGAATGTCCTTCAACTGCAGCGCAAGCATTAA